A window from Malania oleifera isolate guangnan ecotype guangnan chromosome 7, ASM2987363v1, whole genome shotgun sequence encodes these proteins:
- the LOC131160844 gene encoding uncharacterized protein LOC131160844, whose translation MVPRVSENYGKSVDGNVSKQRDWNSEMDSRGKDIDAGEENDVGATSAGGVDPLVVESWVQEMEKMLVVLSCTEAQKVLFTTFKLTGEAKRWWQAVKLLEEQRYIAKFMELSSFAPFMVPNEFQKARWFERGLKSRIHKQVVVLKVQSFLELVDKATVAELSLQRSAEMAEQRKRPMPPSFSNDAR comes from the exons TTTCAGAAAACTATGGTAAATCTGTTGATGGTAATGTTTCTAAGCAGAGAGACTGGAACTCAGA gatggattccaggggaaaggaCATTGATGCTGGAGAGGAGAATGATGTAGGAGCTACCAGTGCGGGCGGCGTTGACCCACTTGTAGTGGAGAGCTgggtgcaagaaatggagaaaatgttgGTAGTATTATCTTGCACCGAGGCACAGAAGGTTCTCTtcactacctttaagctaacAGGGGAGGCCAAACGTTGGTGGCAAGCAgtgaagctgctagaggaacAGCGG TACATTGCGAAGTTCATGGAGCTCTCTAGTTTTGCACCTTTTATGGTTCCAAATGAATTCCagaaggcgaggtggtttgaaaggggATTGAAATCTAGAATTCACAAACAAGTGGTAGTCCTGAAGGTACAGAGCTTTTtagagttggtggataaagccaccgtggCAGAACTGAGTCTGCAGAGGAGTGCAGAGATGGCagagcagaggaagaggcctatgcctcccaGTTTTTCTAATGATGCCAGATAG